A window from Acidobacteriota bacterium encodes these proteins:
- the atpG gene encoding ATP synthase F1 subunit gamma — translation MANRRAIVKRRKAVRNIKKITRTMQLIATARFQSAMNRAVRTRPYTDKLAELIEDLSGVTGDYEHPLMQPSDSKRSALVVLTSNRGLCGGYNANVIRTANAHLKAQKASGLETDVYMVGRKGLSAFKFSGRDVERQILDIDDKPRFEQVEPIAQELIDEFTAGRLGSVYVAYMRFYSPGKQLPEIFQLLPLSREETAGEAEEETGAQGIYEIQPSPEELLERLLPAAVRMRLFQSFNDAAVSEQIARMAAMKAATEAAEEMIGNLTREYNRARQSQITLELLDIVGGANALA, via the coding sequence ATGGCCAACCGCCGAGCCATCGTCAAGCGCCGCAAAGCGGTGCGCAATATCAAGAAGATCACGCGCACCATGCAGCTCATCGCGACCGCCCGATTTCAGTCGGCGATGAACCGCGCGGTGCGGACGCGTCCCTACACGGACAAGCTGGCGGAGCTGATCGAGGATCTATCCGGCGTCACCGGCGACTACGAACATCCCCTGATGCAGCCGTCGGATTCCAAGCGCTCGGCGCTGGTGGTGTTGACCAGCAACCGCGGTCTGTGCGGCGGCTACAACGCCAACGTCATCCGCACCGCCAACGCCCACCTCAAGGCGCAAAAAGCGTCGGGTCTCGAGACGGACGTCTACATGGTCGGCCGCAAGGGCCTGTCGGCCTTCAAGTTCAGCGGCCGCGACGTCGAGCGCCAGATCCTGGACATCGACGACAAGCCGCGTTTCGAGCAGGTGGAGCCCATCGCCCAGGAGTTGATCGACGAGTTTACCGCCGGGCGCCTCGGCTCCGTTTACGTTGCCTACATGCGCTTCTACTCCCCTGGCAAGCAGTTGCCGGAGATCTTCCAGTTGTTGCCCCTGTCGCGCGAGGAAACCGCCGGCGAGGCGGAGGAAGAGACCGGAGCGCAGGGCATTTACGAAATTCAACCGTCCCCCGAGGAGCTGCTCGAGCGGCTGCTGCCGGCGGCGGTTCGCATGCGCCTCTTCCAGAGCTTCAACGACGCCGCCGTCAGCGAGCAGATCGCCCGCATGGCGGCCATGAAGGCGGCCACCGAAGCGGCGGAAGAGATGATCGGAAACCTAACGCGGGAATACAACCGGGCGCGCCAGAGCCAGATCACCCTGGAGCTGCTCGACATCGTCGGCGGCGCCAACGCCCTGGCTTGA
- the atpD gene encoding F0F1 ATP synthase subunit beta has product MAETNYGTVTQVIGSTLDAQFPEDRMPAIYNALKVPVERTVLGDTFEETLWCEVAQHLGGGRVRAVSLGSTDGLSRGAQIEDTGAPVKVPVGEATLGRVFNMVGETIDGRGPLETAETRAIHQPAPDLSEVSAKTEMFETGIKVIDLLCPLVRGGKAGLFGGAGVGKTVIIQELIARLARFHSGYSCFAGVGERTRGGNDLWLEMQEAKIGDTGKRVLDQTVMVFGQMNEPPGARLRVALSALTMAEHFRDQTGADTLLFVDNIFRFSQAGSEVSALLGRMPSAVGYQPTLTTEMGELQERITSTAAGAVTSIQAIYVPADDYTDPAPASAFTHLDSTVNLERSIAEKGIYPAVDPLASSSRIVSPELLGERHYAVARQVQQILQRYKDLQDIIAILGVDELSEEDKVIVARARRIERFLSQAFFVAEQFIGIPGVYVKPEDTIRSFEELCNGKWDHLPEGAFMYVGTIEDAAKKAEEMK; this is encoded by the coding sequence ATGGCAGAGACCAATTACGGCACGGTGACGCAGGTCATCGGCTCGACCCTCGACGCGCAGTTCCCGGAAGACCGGATGCCTGCGATCTACAACGCCCTCAAGGTGCCCGTCGAGCGCACGGTGCTCGGCGACACCTTCGAGGAAACCCTCTGGTGCGAGGTGGCCCAGCACCTCGGCGGCGGCCGCGTGCGCGCTGTCTCCCTGGGATCCACCGACGGCCTGAGCCGCGGTGCTCAGATCGAAGACACCGGCGCGCCGGTGAAGGTGCCCGTCGGTGAGGCCACCCTCGGCCGGGTGTTCAACATGGTCGGCGAGACCATCGACGGCCGCGGTCCGCTGGAGACCGCCGAAACCCGCGCCATCCACCAGCCGGCGCCGGACCTCTCCGAGGTTTCCGCCAAGACCGAGATGTTCGAAACGGGCATCAAGGTGATCGACCTCCTCTGCCCGTTGGTGCGCGGCGGTAAGGCCGGTCTGTTCGGTGGCGCCGGTGTGGGAAAGACGGTCATCATTCAGGAGCTGATCGCCCGTCTGGCCCGCTTCCACAGCGGCTACTCCTGCTTTGCCGGCGTCGGCGAGCGGACTCGTGGAGGCAACGACCTGTGGCTCGAGATGCAGGAAGCCAAGATCGGCGACACCGGCAAGCGAGTGCTCGACCAGACGGTGATGGTCTTCGGCCAGATGAACGAGCCGCCGGGCGCGCGTCTGCGCGTGGCGCTGTCGGCCTTGACCATGGCCGAGCACTTCCGCGACCAGACAGGTGCCGACACGCTGCTTTTCGTCGACAACATCTTCCGTTTCTCGCAGGCCGGTTCCGAGGTCTCGGCGCTTCTCGGCCGTATGCCTTCGGCGGTGGGCTACCAGCCGACGCTGACCACCGAGATGGGCGAGCTGCAGGAGCGCATTACCTCCACCGCCGCCGGCGCGGTGACCAGTATTCAGGCGATCTACGTGCCAGCGGATGACTACACCGACCCGGCGCCGGCCTCGGCCTTCACCCACCTGGACTCCACCGTCAACCTGGAGCGCTCCATCGCGGAGAAGGGCATCTATCCCGCCGTCGATCCCCTCGCTTCCAGTTCCCGCATTGTCTCGCCGGAACTCCTCGGCGAACGCCACTACGCGGTGGCCCGGCAGGTGCAGCAGATCCTCCAGCGCTACAAGGACCTGCAGGACATCATCGCCATCCTGGGCGTCGACGAGCTGTCCGAGGAGGACAAGGTCATCGTGGCCCGCGCCCGCCGCATCGAGCGCTTCCTGTCGCAGGCCTTCTTCGTGGCGGAGCAGTTCATCGGCATCCCCGGCGTGTACGTCAAGCCGGAGGACACCATCCGCTCCTTCGAAGAGCTCTGCAACGGCAAGTGGGATCATCTGCCGGAAGGTGCCTTCATGTACGTCGGCACCATCGAAGACGCGGCCAAGAAGGCCGAGGAGATGAAGTAG
- the atpC gene encoding ATP synthase F1 subunit epsilon, producing the protein MASKTFKVSVVTPEGAALEAEATSAVFPANDGEIGILPNHAPLLSLVGIGLLRVTKADGGSERLYVDGGFAQVGDNKLVLLTEQARDLDDLDPAEATRLAAEHGGLTVGEKALQARDEAAERARVQRRLAR; encoded by the coding sequence GTGGCGAGCAAGACCTTCAAGGTCAGCGTGGTCACCCCCGAAGGCGCCGCCCTCGAGGCGGAAGCCACCTCGGCGGTTTTTCCGGCCAACGACGGCGAGATCGGCATCCTGCCGAACCACGCGCCGCTGTTGTCGCTGGTGGGGATCGGCCTGCTCCGGGTGACCAAGGCGGACGGCGGCTCGGAGCGCCTGTATGTCGACGGCGGCTTCGCCCAAGTGGGCGACAACAAACTGGTGCTCTTGACCGAGCAGGCACGCGACCTCGACGACCTCGACCCGGCCGAAGCGACTCGCCTCGCCGCCGAGCACGGCGGACTCACCGTCGGTGAGAAGGCTCTGCAAGCCCGCGATGAAGCCGCCGAACGCGCCCGCGTCCAGCGGCGGCTGGCAAGGTAG
- a CDS encoding metallophosphoesterase yields the protein MRDAELNLEPVRELQKIRGIPFAQGTGYRQLVVTGPHGCGKTTLIQSIGGWPEEGFLDLTESRWWRSRILTFRPREVHLGFPFRGYSQALALFERDFLEAPEALVLEPKRVHLPQEPSRWSFVDWRRRVVFEFLLPPAEEVFESRRQRASFQTHPVDAEVSLEKTAEELRIYGEIARLFHRAGLTVYVRDGFGAPPHRIAEKRSPGAAGSTRRPRRSLVETTFKRIIRSDDAPIVEVPHGQTLTGEQIRIPVSALPVEIDLGFQALQVHQDHPLAPGTEWSPDLLIFDPAEYRRGISGFTRLGSGQSTRIGQREASQRISLPLPSDVRPWLEMSFEGDYLCLADLHSPKGCEVREAGEPVLLADRAHRLARLKEIFGGSFDRLEPKGALECLQAVNAQLESSPLRRANRDGEPGGLIELPDHLVPVLVGDLHAKLENLVKILTENRFLDELERKRAALVLLGDAVHREESQLAEMGSSVVAMDLILRLMRALPGHVVYLLGNHDSFSHEVTKRGVEQGRLWRTHLHRTRGERYVEEMRRFYRLSPHVALSKDFIACHAGPPLGKVTRQAVVNIRHQPKLTHQLTWIRLRRPGKPTGYGKRDVVAFRRALGKKKSTAFIVSHNPLSDDATYWQNAGGIKGHHIVYSARSDRLAVFTRIDGMMVPLEYRVEPLTRL from the coding sequence ATGAGAGACGCCGAGCTGAACCTCGAGCCCGTCCGGGAACTACAGAAGATCCGCGGAATTCCCTTCGCCCAGGGCACGGGCTACCGGCAACTCGTGGTTACCGGTCCCCACGGTTGCGGCAAGACCACCCTCATCCAATCCATCGGCGGCTGGCCGGAAGAAGGATTCCTCGATCTCACCGAAAGTCGCTGGTGGCGGTCGCGGATCCTGACGTTTCGTCCCCGAGAAGTCCATCTGGGATTTCCGTTTCGCGGCTACTCCCAGGCCTTGGCCCTGTTCGAAAGGGACTTTCTCGAAGCACCAGAAGCGCTGGTCCTCGAGCCGAAGCGCGTCCACCTACCCCAGGAGCCTTCTCGCTGGAGCTTCGTCGACTGGCGCCGCAGGGTGGTCTTCGAGTTCTTGCTGCCGCCGGCCGAAGAGGTCTTCGAGAGCCGGCGCCAACGCGCCAGCTTCCAGACTCACCCGGTGGACGCTGAGGTTTCGCTGGAGAAGACCGCCGAGGAGTTGCGGATCTACGGAGAGATCGCCCGTCTTTTTCACCGTGCCGGTCTGACCGTCTACGTTCGCGACGGTTTCGGAGCTCCACCCCATCGCATCGCCGAGAAGCGGTCCCCAGGAGCGGCCGGCAGCACCAGGCGACCCCGGCGCAGCCTCGTCGAGACCACGTTCAAGCGGATCATTCGGAGTGACGACGCACCAATCGTCGAGGTGCCGCATGGACAGACTCTCACCGGAGAGCAGATTCGGATTCCGGTATCGGCCCTTCCGGTCGAGATCGACCTCGGCTTCCAGGCGCTCCAGGTCCACCAGGATCATCCCCTCGCCCCCGGTACCGAGTGGTCGCCTGATCTGTTGATCTTCGATCCCGCGGAGTACCGGCGAGGAATCAGCGGGTTCACCCGCCTCGGATCCGGCCAGAGCACCCGCATCGGCCAACGGGAAGCGAGCCAGCGGATTTCGCTCCCCCTTCCCTCGGATGTTCGGCCCTGGCTGGAGATGAGCTTCGAAGGCGACTACCTGTGCCTGGCCGATCTTCATTCCCCCAAGGGATGCGAGGTGCGAGAAGCCGGGGAGCCGGTTCTCCTTGCAGATCGAGCGCATCGGTTGGCCAGGCTGAAAGAGATCTTCGGCGGCTCCTTCGACCGGCTCGAACCGAAAGGCGCCCTCGAATGTCTTCAGGCCGTCAACGCGCAACTTGAATCCAGCCCGCTTCGCCGCGCAAACCGCGACGGCGAACCTGGCGGCCTGATCGAGCTTCCGGACCACCTCGTGCCGGTGCTGGTGGGCGACTTGCACGCCAAATTGGAGAATCTGGTCAAGATCCTGACCGAAAACCGTTTTCTCGACGAGCTGGAGCGAAAACGAGCGGCCCTCGTGCTCCTCGGCGATGCGGTACATCGGGAAGAGTCTCAGCTCGCTGAGATGGGAAGTTCCGTCGTCGCCATGGACCTCATCCTGCGGCTGATGCGCGCCCTGCCGGGGCACGTGGTCTACCTACTGGGCAATCACGACAGTTTCTCCCACGAGGTGACCAAGCGAGGAGTCGAGCAGGGGCGCCTATGGCGAACCCATCTACACCGGACAAGGGGCGAGCGCTACGTCGAAGAGATGCGGCGCTTCTACCGCCTGAGCCCGCACGTCGCCCTCTCCAAGGACTTCATCGCCTGTCATGCGGGGCCACCGCTGGGGAAAGTCACAAGACAGGCGGTGGTGAACATCCGGCACCAGCCGAAGCTGACTCATCAGCTCACCTGGATCCGGCTCCGTCGCCCCGGCAAGCCCACCGGCTATGGCAAGCGAGATGTCGTCGCCTTCCGCCGGGCCCTCGGGAAAAAGAAGTCGACGGCCTTCATCGTTTCCCATAATCCGCTGTCAGACGACGCGACGTACTGGCAAAACGCCGGAGGTATCAAGGGTCACCACATCGTTTACAGCGCGCGCAGCGATCGCCTGGCCGTCTTCACCCGCATCGACGGCATGATGGTGCCGCTCGAATACCGAGTGGAGCCGCTCACTCGGCTCTGA